A segment of the Gossypium hirsutum isolate 1008001.06 chromosome D10, Gossypium_hirsutum_v2.1, whole genome shotgun sequence genome:
caaaaggaaaacaaaagaGAGCTCAAGGGAATGTTTGAGTAATCATATACAAAATCATAAAACTTAAGTAAAAAATTCCAGATGATGCCAAACAACAAACATACCTTAACCGTGACAATCACAACCGCCAATCCGTGTTCTCGCGATACATGGAAGAGTTTTCTTGCATCATTGGGTGTAACAGATGGAACAACTTGAGGCAAAACCTTTGCAACTGCAAGAGAATATCAAACATGAATACAAGATAAAAGTATCAACAAAAATGCATAATAAAATACAAACTGATGGAAACTTTATGATCAACTGCTAAATAAGACTGACTGATTTTTTATGTTCTAATATTTAACAAATTCATTTGCTCAATAGAGTAGCGTCTTTCCATATAACCAGAGCATTAAATGCTGCTAGCTGCTTACCAACGAAATTCAAATATTAACTTCTAGACATAAACTATTTATGTTTTTACATATGCTTCATGTTATCCaaataaattacctaatttttcAGAATGACGAGCATCATCAACCAGCAAAACTTTATAACTGTCTCCACTGCCAGTACCTTTCTTATCCCACAATCGCCCAATATCACCACCTGTGATTGTTAGAAATAAACATAGTAAGCGAGTTATCTATCACAGGCATTACATAGAAGGTGTAATCTTATCTAGCCAAACAAAGCTCAAACTTTAAGAAACTCAAGTTTGGCTCGAGCTCGatcaatttttacttttaaagctCGAGTATGAGTTCGAATCGACAAAatattaagaataaaataaatagtaaaagtataaaaattcGACTAAGCACACAAGATACTCAAGTCCAGCATTAAGATTCTCATAAATGACCAAACCAAATTCAAGGTTTTCAAGCTGACCCAAATAACTTGCCAAGACATTTGTCTTGATTCCCTAATCACACCCAAATAGATATTCAAGGTTTTGTCATTTCTTGACTAAGATAGTCATCCATTTCGGACCTTAATCTAGGAAACTACAGATGACTTGGGTCATTAATCAATAAAGCATATCAGTATTTCATGATCATACAGCTATACAGAGAAAGCACACCCATATAACCACAAAGAAGACTGAATTGATCCAACTCACACAAACATAAAAAAGACACCCCCAACGCACATATACAGATGTTCAATTTACTTTGGTAATGAATCAGGCCATCTCTGTAGGATTTAGCAAATCTATTTTACAAAGGATCTTCATGTTTCCTAATGTATTCCAGTCCCATATATATTCGGAGATAGTCAATAAAACTTGGTAAAAAAATGTACATACTCCTGTCATGTTAAGCGTATAATCAGATTTGAGTAACGTAACAATCAATCAATAATCAAAATTTGCTCAACTACGATCtatttttatgagctaatatGCTAGTAATTAACATCATTTCAAAATTGGCATTGAAATCTTGAAGCAACCTCAGAAAGTTGTACATGTCACGCAAGAAAGGTAAACATCCATGcttaaataataaaggaaaattgaagcaataaacaaaaaaagaaaacatcaAAGACTCGttcatttcatattcaagatGCTAAACATCAAATTTCTTTCAAAGACTTACTTGAttatacaaaatccatcgttttGAATTCAAGAAAAGAACAAAGATTCACATTAAATAGTCATACCGCGAATAGAATAGGatataaaaattcaaagaaaacaaaaactgGTATTAATTCCACACAAGAAATTAAAGAATACCTTCAAGAGCTTGGGAAGAAGGGTCAAACTGAGATTGATCGAAACTAGGTCGTTCCAATACACCAGCACCACCGGTCTTAAAAGAACCAGCTCTCACTTTCACGCTCATAAGTTTCAAACCAGTTTTCCCTTTGGCAGAAACCGAAGGGATGCTGTGAAGCTTCACCATAGCAAACGACGACGTAGTTGCCATTCCTGCAACAAACGCCATAACCGAAaactttgctctcttttttttctcaacCTCTTCAACAAAACAATAAATTACTTTCttaatttttcactatttttttttctaatttgctTTGTGTGTTACGTTGGGTCCCACCATATCGCGGCTTGATTGGAAACGAGTGGATGCGATTCGCTGAAGTAAAACTTCCTTCTTTCATGAAGGTTCTAGAATCCATTCGGTTTAccgatttttttttctctttattttttatggtgacaaaaaaagggaaaaaacaaggtttagtattttttttaatttataaaatgtaaattactaGTGATTACGATTTGTATAAATACATCAAATATGACGTGTGAATATATGCAatatacaatataaatataaaagtgtTGTTCATATAAATTTAAGTTGATAAAACAAGTTCAATCTTTAAGTACTTAATCATGTTATTTTGAgtctataattatttaaatttaaaagaaattgaacttATAACAATATCAACTCAAGAAAgttcaaattcaataaaatttgtgtttaaattattttaagttcAAAAAAGCTCGAGACCAAATTCATGTTCAAgataaatttaatccaaaattcaagGCTTAATGCTGCTGATCGTTGCAAGCCTCTTTACCTTTGTCTCTCTTTGCTttgcttttctttctctttccctcTATCTTCTTCCTCTTTTGGTAGAATATCCTTTACATTTCTCCCTTTTCCCTTTAGGGTTTTTGTCACTTGTTGGTGGGAGAATATTTTTCCCAACAACCATGTGGTTTTCATAAAGATTTGCACGATAATAGTTAATGTAAGAATTTCTTTTGTtgatatttttagaattattgttaaAAGTTTtgcaaaaatatcaaattaagatAATGTTTGGAAAGTAATCTAGTAATTGGTTGCttataattacttataatttctCAATGGCGACATGTTTGGGTAACCATTGGAATTAGTGAGTCCCACTTGGGTGTAATTAGAGCACTCCCATCACATTTTTCAATTCTTAAGAGAAGGGTAAGAATTGGAATTGCACtcaaatctaatttaaaaaaatatttttatataagttataaaattaacacaggtgcctcagttaacaatgctttcaattgaTTAAAGCTTTGATTACATTTCTCGGACTATtcgaatttaacatttttttgcaACAATCTCGTCaatggtgtagcaatcatcgagaatcccttgacgATCTTCTGTAATATCcgactaaacccagaaaacttctgaactcagatacatttctcagaggcttctaATCTATCACAAttaaaattttgcttggatcaactctgatgccatCAACTGATACAACAtatcccaaaaatctgacttctcgaagccagaactcacacctAACTTTAGTGAACAATTGTTTTTCACATatagttttcaaaaaaattctcaaaTGCTGGGCTTGCTCTATCTCGTCTCATGAATagattagaatatcatcaatgaatacaacaacaaatctatttaaatacggtctgaatattttgttaatcaagtccataaatactgtaggtgtatttgtcaaaccaaatggcatcacaagaaactcataatgtttgTACCTGATCCTGAATGCGGTTTTCCACatatctgagtctttaactcgcaactgataataaccagaacgaagatcaattaTTGAAAATAccgttgcacctttcaactgatcaaacagttCGTCAATACGTGGCAATGGATAGTTGTTCTTGAttgtgactttgttgagctgtcaataattaatacataatcGCATTGATTcgtcttttttcttaacaaataatataGGAGCACCCCAAGGGGAAAAAGTGGGtcaagcaaaacccctatctgttaactcttgcaacagtgctttcaactctttcaactcggtaggtgccattctatacggagctatcgatatcggagatgttcttggcattaactcaatagcaaactcaacctatTTGATCAGTGGTAACCCGTGTAATTCCTTTGGAAATACATCTGCATAATCACATACCACTAGAACTGATTCTAGCTTTAACTCGAAAACTCTAGAATGAAATGTTTAAGTGAGATACGCTTCacaaaattttttaacatatttttgtgcCGACATAATCGAAATAACATTAGATGCACCATCCAGTCTATCTGATTCAATTTGAAGCttttcaccattttgacatttcaacacaatatgatttcgtctacaattcacaatagcatcatgcagagttaatcAGTCTATACAAAGAATcttaaagatagaaaatgtaccagtgataacatctggcGTTGAAGCTTCTTCTCAAGCATGGATCGCATAAGCTTTAGCCAGcactcgtgcctcagatctcataGTAGAGTCTTTTGTACCACTACGACTATTACCCGCATTTCTAGTGTTTCAAGGTGGTCTCCCTCTCGCAGTTGCATTGCTCAGTCGAGTAGTTTGAGCCTTTTCTTTGTCGGACCTTTTTGGGCAATCTTTAAGATAATGTTTAcacgaaccacatttaaaacatgcccCATCTTTCATTCTGCATTCACTGAAGTGTCATCATCCATATTTTTGACATTCGGGCTTGTTGTTTCTAACACTGCCCACACTCGCTGTAGACATAGCCTGAGGTTTTGAACTCGCATGTTATTTTCCTCGATCCCGACCAGAGTAACCCACTGAAGTTGATGAACGATTATGATATTCTTTTGACTTCTTCAATAGTGATTGATATGACATTTCTGTTGATCTCTTTCCTGAATCATGAGCCTCATAATCGGCTTTTCTCTTTGCTTTGCTCAGTTCTTCGGCTTTGTGTGCTCTGTCAACCAgaataacaaattctttcaactcaagaatcccgactaacaacttgatgtcttcgtttaacccatcttcaaaccttGTGCGCATAGCAAATTCTGTCGATATACATTTCCAGGCATATTTACTGAGtcaaacaaattctctctcatattcagatactgtcatccGACACTGTTTCAGCTTAAGAAACTTTTTACGTTTCCTATCAAGAAGTCTTTAACTCACATATTTCTTTCCAAACTCATTTTAAAAGAATTCCCAGTCTATCCGTTCTCTCAGCACAACCGAAACTAAGGTATTCCACATCTGATAAGCTGAATCTTTCAATAATGAAATAACACATTCTATcggtgtacatgataattcatcgaAAACTTTGATtctattttctaaccaaaattcagctcttTTAATATCATCTTCAGATGtacctctaaactcttcagccccatacttacGAATTTTATTGACTAGAGGCTTTTGCACTTGTACTTGTTCCAAACCTTGAAGAACCATGAAAATCGATTGGGGTACAGATGGGGTTAGAGGTCATTGAGCCATAGGGTTCGTTCATATGAATtcggtgaaccattcattcatcatctagaagaaggaatccttagcctctccttcccggccctcagatacgggcctacTCTCACTAGGCGTTGCTTCGTGAACAGAGGCTTGATCGTTACTTTCTACCTCATCGGACTCAGCTCAGTTAGATGACATTaaatctatatgaaaacataattcaaatcaagtcaggagttatcacactatcacaagttatataataaCATGTATTTCTAGGCTCGTAAATGCTACgtttagtccgagaactgactaaattgTACCTCTGATACAGTTAAATGTAACACCCGTAACCCGTCACCGGAATAAGGTTACAGAACATTACCATAAAAATGTaagtttaaaacataaatttcaaacctcaacataaacataacataaatcattCATCTACATGCATATTGTTCCTTAATCGAACCTTCGAGGCtctaaaaatactttagaaacaattcaggactaaattggaataaattaaaaacttcaGGAAAAAGCTAGAAAATTTGAACTATAGgggtcatacggccgtgtggccaggccgtgtaacaatcaaaataggaacacacggttgtgtcccagcCGTGTAACTTTTGAAGTTTGGCCACACAGCTaagccatacgcccatgtgccaagccgtgcaactttcgaaatggcctcacatgctcgtgtgctaggtcgtgtgctaggccgtgtaactgctaGACTTGTATGacttaaaacctacaggggacacatggccatgtcgcatggcTGTACGTCACACATGtctgagtcacacacccgtgtcaaAGGTCGTATGAACATGAAATTagccaaaatcaaaccatttccaTCGTCATTTCAAACTTGTACCTGA
Coding sequences within it:
- the LOC107914711 gene encoding ATP-dependent Clp protease adapter protein CLPS1, chloroplastic, whose protein sequence is MAFVAGMATTSSFAMVKLHSIPSVSAKGKTGLKLMSVKVRAGSFKTGGAGVLERPSFDQSQFDPSSQALEGGDIGRLWDKKGTGSGDSYKVLLVDDARHSEKLVAKVLPQVVPSVTPNDARKLFHVSREHGLAVVIVTVKEHAEFYSQMMVRGGLRSTIVPDSDVV